In Musa acuminata AAA Group cultivar baxijiao chromosome BXJ2-8, Cavendish_Baxijiao_AAA, whole genome shotgun sequence, one genomic interval encodes:
- the LOC135618617 gene encoding uncharacterized protein LOC135618617 isoform X3 translates to MASVEQLVLDLCDPELREHALFDLSKKRDIFQDLAPLLWYSCGTITMLLQCVASHPDTQILFLNAHIPLYLYPILNTTSKTRPFEHLRLASLGVIGALVKVDDPEAISFLLQTEIIPLCLRTMELGGELSKTVATFIVQKILFDNLGLQHVCATFERFFAVDVILANMVVSLVEQPSTRLLKHIIRCYLRLSENGRACKALTRGLPVTLKDGTFNRCLRDDPATHQWLQQLLRNVAGANLVSSLRAGGLDHMMGN, encoded by the exons ATGGCGTCGGTGGAGCAGCTCGTGTTGGACCTCTGCGATCCAGAGCTCAGAGAGCACGCCCTCTTCGATCTGTCCAAG AAAAGGGACATTTTTCAAGATTTGGCTCCATTGTTGTGGTATTCTTGTGGCACTATCACAATGCTCCTTCAG TGTGTTGCATCACACCCGGATACACAAATTCTTTTCTTAAATG CACATATACCTCTATATCTGTACCCGATTTTAAATACCACAAGCAAAACAAGACCATTTGAGCACTTGCGGCTTGCCAGCTTGGGAGTGATTGGGGCTCTAGTTAAG GTCGATGATCCTGAGGCCatcagttttcttctccaaactgAAATAATTCCGCTATGTTTACGCACCATGGAGCTGGGCGGTGAACTTTCAAAAACA gtGGCTACGTTTATTGTTCAGAAGATCTTGTTTGATAATCTGGGGCTTCAACATGTCTGTGCCACCTTTGAGCGGTTCTTTGCTGTTGATGTGATCCTAGCTAATATGGTCGTATCACTTGTGGAGCAACCTTCTACAAGGTTGTTGAAGCATATAATCAGATGTTACCTCAGGCTGTCAGAAAATGGAAG GGCATGTAAAGCTCTCACCAGGGGTCTCCCAGTGACGTTGAAAGATGGGACCTTCAACAGGTGTCTTCGC GATGACCCAGCAACCCACCAATGGCTTCAACAACTGCTGCGCAATGTGGCTGGAGCAAACCTGGTGTCATCTCTTCGGGCAGGAGGGCTAGATCACATGATGGGAAACTAG
- the LOC135618617 gene encoding uncharacterized protein LOC135618617 isoform X1, with protein sequence MASVEQLVLDLCDPELREHALFDLSKKRDIFQDLAPLLWYSCGTITMLLQEIISIYPALSPPTLSPDVSIRVCNALALLQCVASHPDTQILFLNAHIPLYLYPILNTTSKTRPFEHLRLASLGVIGALVKVDDPEAISFLLQTEIIPLCLRTMELGGELSKTVATFIVQKILFDNLGLQHVCATFERFFAVDVILANMVVSLVEQPSTRLLKHIIRCYLRLSENGRACKALTRGLPVTLKDGTFNRCLRDDPATHQWLQQLLRNVAGANLVSSLRAGGLDHMMGN encoded by the exons ATGGCGTCGGTGGAGCAGCTCGTGTTGGACCTCTGCGATCCAGAGCTCAGAGAGCACGCCCTCTTCGATCTGTCCAAG AAAAGGGACATTTTTCAAGATTTGGCTCCATTGTTGTGGTATTCTTGTGGCACTATCACAATGCTCCTTCAG GAGATTATTTCAATTTATCCTGCTCTTTCACCTCCAACACTGTCACCAGATGTATCAATTCGAGTTTGCAATGCTCTTGCTCTTCTTCAG TGTGTTGCATCACACCCGGATACACAAATTCTTTTCTTAAATG CACATATACCTCTATATCTGTACCCGATTTTAAATACCACAAGCAAAACAAGACCATTTGAGCACTTGCGGCTTGCCAGCTTGGGAGTGATTGGGGCTCTAGTTAAG GTCGATGATCCTGAGGCCatcagttttcttctccaaactgAAATAATTCCGCTATGTTTACGCACCATGGAGCTGGGCGGTGAACTTTCAAAAACA gtGGCTACGTTTATTGTTCAGAAGATCTTGTTTGATAATCTGGGGCTTCAACATGTCTGTGCCACCTTTGAGCGGTTCTTTGCTGTTGATGTGATCCTAGCTAATATGGTCGTATCACTTGTGGAGCAACCTTCTACAAGGTTGTTGAAGCATATAATCAGATGTTACCTCAGGCTGTCAGAAAATGGAAG GGCATGTAAAGCTCTCACCAGGGGTCTCCCAGTGACGTTGAAAGATGGGACCTTCAACAGGTGTCTTCGC GATGACCCAGCAACCCACCAATGGCTTCAACAACTGCTGCGCAATGTGGCTGGAGCAAACCTGGTGTCATCTCTTCGGGCAGGAGGGCTAGATCACATGATGGGAAACTAG
- the LOC135618617 gene encoding uncharacterized protein LOC135618617 isoform X2 yields the protein MLVQKRDIFQDLAPLLWYSCGTITMLLQEIISIYPALSPPTLSPDVSIRVCNALALLQCVASHPDTQILFLNAHIPLYLYPILNTTSKTRPFEHLRLASLGVIGALVKVDDPEAISFLLQTEIIPLCLRTMELGGELSKTVATFIVQKILFDNLGLQHVCATFERFFAVDVILANMVVSLVEQPSTRLLKHIIRCYLRLSENGRACKALTRGLPVTLKDGTFNRCLRDDPATHQWLQQLLRNVAGANLVSSLRAGGLDHMMGN from the exons ATGCTGGTACAG AAAAGGGACATTTTTCAAGATTTGGCTCCATTGTTGTGGTATTCTTGTGGCACTATCACAATGCTCCTTCAG GAGATTATTTCAATTTATCCTGCTCTTTCACCTCCAACACTGTCACCAGATGTATCAATTCGAGTTTGCAATGCTCTTGCTCTTCTTCAG TGTGTTGCATCACACCCGGATACACAAATTCTTTTCTTAAATG CACATATACCTCTATATCTGTACCCGATTTTAAATACCACAAGCAAAACAAGACCATTTGAGCACTTGCGGCTTGCCAGCTTGGGAGTGATTGGGGCTCTAGTTAAG GTCGATGATCCTGAGGCCatcagttttcttctccaaactgAAATAATTCCGCTATGTTTACGCACCATGGAGCTGGGCGGTGAACTTTCAAAAACA gtGGCTACGTTTATTGTTCAGAAGATCTTGTTTGATAATCTGGGGCTTCAACATGTCTGTGCCACCTTTGAGCGGTTCTTTGCTGTTGATGTGATCCTAGCTAATATGGTCGTATCACTTGTGGAGCAACCTTCTACAAGGTTGTTGAAGCATATAATCAGATGTTACCTCAGGCTGTCAGAAAATGGAAG GGCATGTAAAGCTCTCACCAGGGGTCTCCCAGTGACGTTGAAAGATGGGACCTTCAACAGGTGTCTTCGC GATGACCCAGCAACCCACCAATGGCTTCAACAACTGCTGCGCAATGTGGCTGGAGCAAACCTGGTGTCATCTCTTCGGGCAGGAGGGCTAGATCACATGATGGGAAACTAG
- the LOC135618617 gene encoding uncharacterized protein LOC135618617 isoform X4 yields MLVQKRDIFQDLAPLLWYSCGTITMLLQCVASHPDTQILFLNAHIPLYLYPILNTTSKTRPFEHLRLASLGVIGALVKVDDPEAISFLLQTEIIPLCLRTMELGGELSKTVATFIVQKILFDNLGLQHVCATFERFFAVDVILANMVVSLVEQPSTRLLKHIIRCYLRLSENGRACKALTRGLPVTLKDGTFNRCLRDDPATHQWLQQLLRNVAGANLVSSLRAGGLDHMMGN; encoded by the exons ATGCTGGTACAG AAAAGGGACATTTTTCAAGATTTGGCTCCATTGTTGTGGTATTCTTGTGGCACTATCACAATGCTCCTTCAG TGTGTTGCATCACACCCGGATACACAAATTCTTTTCTTAAATG CACATATACCTCTATATCTGTACCCGATTTTAAATACCACAAGCAAAACAAGACCATTTGAGCACTTGCGGCTTGCCAGCTTGGGAGTGATTGGGGCTCTAGTTAAG GTCGATGATCCTGAGGCCatcagttttcttctccaaactgAAATAATTCCGCTATGTTTACGCACCATGGAGCTGGGCGGTGAACTTTCAAAAACA gtGGCTACGTTTATTGTTCAGAAGATCTTGTTTGATAATCTGGGGCTTCAACATGTCTGTGCCACCTTTGAGCGGTTCTTTGCTGTTGATGTGATCCTAGCTAATATGGTCGTATCACTTGTGGAGCAACCTTCTACAAGGTTGTTGAAGCATATAATCAGATGTTACCTCAGGCTGTCAGAAAATGGAAG GGCATGTAAAGCTCTCACCAGGGGTCTCCCAGTGACGTTGAAAGATGGGACCTTCAACAGGTGTCTTCGC GATGACCCAGCAACCCACCAATGGCTTCAACAACTGCTGCGCAATGTGGCTGGAGCAAACCTGGTGTCATCTCTTCGGGCAGGAGGGCTAGATCACATGATGGGAAACTAG